The genomic region tttttgtctttatAATAGCatctataataaaaatatttcaacttttcacttttttctcaaatagagatttatatattttttcttctatattaaGAAGAGAAATAACAATCTCTATTTTGActctgtatttttaaaaaatatatgtaaactatatttttattatataatttcactattttaaaagaaaaaaaactagcaGAATACATCAAAGATGTCAAAAATCCGCTAATATTTTGGCAAAAAAATTCTGCCAATATTCTTTTGATGCTTTGGTGTGACAGATTAGGATTTTTTGACAAAGCAGCAGTGATAACTGATCCGAACGAGTTAAACGACGAAGGTAAGACGAAGAACAACTGGAGACTATGCAGTCTCCAGCAGGTGAAGAACCTCAAGTGCGTGACCGCTGTTTTACCGGTTTGGGTCACAGGAATCGCGTGCTTCATGCTGACCGATCAACAGAACATCTACGGGATCCTACAAGCCATTCAGATGGATAAAACGTTCGGACATAACTTCAACGTTCCAGCAGGATGGATGAATCTTGTCTCAATGATCACTCTCGCCATCTGGATCTCGCTATACGAATGCGTCATCCTACCAATAGCTAGACAAATCACAGGACGTAAACAACGGTTAACGATGAAACAAAGGATCCAGATAGGTATCGTTATGGGGATAGCTTGCATGATCGTCGCGGGTTTCTTGGAAAAGGACAGAAGAGCGTCTGCTCTAAAGAACGGCTCGTTCGTGTCTCCTGTCTCGATAGTGATGTTGCTTCCTCAGTTCGTGCTTGCGGGTTTAACCGAAGCGTTTTCAGCTGTGGCTTTGATGGAGTTTTTGACGGTTAAGATGCCTGAGCATATGAGAGCCGTCGCTGGAGCTATCTTCTTTTTAAGCTCGTCGGTTGCGAGTTACATATGCACGCTTCTTATTAATGTGATTGATAAGGTGACACGTGAGGAAGGGCATTCGTGGTTAGGTGATAAAGACTTGAACAAGAACAGGCTCGAGAACTATTTTTTCATAATAGGAGGCATTCAAGTCGTGAATCTGATCTATTTTAGGTTCTTTGCTTCCAGGTTTGTCACTGAGAAGGATAAGGataatagagatttttagtCTAGTGGTCGATCActatttcttatttcttttactAGTTTAGAGggttacatttttgtttttattttgtttaatcaaTTTCATGTGTATCGTGCCTTGTTTCCTTTGACGTATTGAAAGGGTTTTTGGTGTCTTAAAGAGTTTTacagttttgagattttaatgttattggtttatagattCGGTAAAGTTTGGTTTCCATTGCTTTTTTGAtgatattattcaaaattttctgttgttaacttttttatcaatgaTTGAGTAATTCTATTGAACTCTAGTATTGTACtaataatcaatttaatatGCCTTTGTAATAGCTAGACTTATTGTTTAGAAAGTAAGTTTTATGTATAGCCATCTGTATAATTAAGAGCAGACTTATTGTTTTGCTATATACCCACCTTCTAATTATGATTCGTGATATTTAGCGTTATGTGTACATGCGAGACAAAGGAGAGAAGGAATAACAGGGCATGTTGATTTTGGTTTTAAGAAGCAGATACGTTTGCAGTATTTATTACAAACGAAGAGAAAACTACATCGTTGTAAACATTACTGGTTGTAAATATATCACACAGTGTTTGTAAAGCTACGTGCATAATGGCACTTGACTCAACTAATGTCATATGGAAAAATCATAACAAAACTTCATATAATCATAActgtagataaaaaaaaagaatttatgtTGCCTTTGATGAATATAGTATGATGTTATTTTTTTTCACTGGTAAATTTATTAATGGGACAGACAAAACCCAACACAATATATTACAAAAGGTCTAAACAGAGGTGCAGCTAAACGTAAAAGATCTAACATAAGGTTCAAAATATAAACAACATAAAACTAAATGGCCCAGAACACAAAGCCCAGTAACACAGTAGCTTGCGGCTGTAAGCCCACAAGAAAAGAACCCGTTGGGAAATAAAGATACACGACGCCACCACGTGTACGACGCCATGCGTTAAAAGTACACGCGTCAAGACGTGGATCCGTATTTCTTCCTCTGGTGCCAGCGAAGAGGCGCGACGGCGCTCGGTCAACGAAGAAGCCAAACCAATGAAAAACCGACCAATCAAAGCGGCCTTCAAGGAAGTTCAAGTCGAAAAACTTAACTAGCAGATTTACTCTTTTGAAAAAGACATCAATCATCTTCAATCGATCCGAGAACTAATTTTCCAGCATGAGCGAACTCTATCTTTAATGATTCAAATAAGCTTGAAAATGGCTACGACCCTAAACAAGGAGAGGAAAGAGACATCACAACTTCAGATCAAGAGTTGATTGGACTAGAAAAACCAAAAATGCAAATCGAAACCAATCGGATTACCCTAGTGAGAAGCCGGCGAACGACGATGCTATGGAAGCCATCCCTTCCCGGAGACCATATGATTTGCCCTGGTTCGTGGATCAGTCCATTGGAGCCAACCAGCATGGAGATCAGAACGTTCTGAACAATTTGACCGAGGTTCGTTCATCCGACCGTACCGATCAGACTGACCGAGCCGTCCCGCGTGCGTCCTGATTGGAGCTTCGGCTGGAACcacgtccagacgacctaaCCGACCGAACCACAGCCCGTCTTCCCCGACCAACTCGACATTCTAAAACCCACGGTCGAGCCAGACTTAGCTTGGGTcgtgaagaaaccaaagacggACATGCATTCTTATCTGGTggaccatccggacagtcccgcaagcgtccttatctttaccccgtgcatccatctggttcggatgaacctggacagtagcCGAAGGGTTTCCTTGACCAGAACGTGAACCGAATGGTCATCTTTGACTAATctgcatggaagactgagtctttgactcattaataatattctagtcaatgtttctattttctatgcCTTGTTTTCCCACAATTCTCTTTAAttctctttgactacaagtagtataaatatgtagtccctttgatgaataaaatcagttcatttttggttgtttattttcggttcttcttttctctgagtgagagagggagttcttagctagttcatcggtttgaaccggcttgttgattaggtggtcagccaatcatcttttgtgtcgtttggtggttagccaacacacctTCATCgtttcttaggtggttagccttagatcgtggtatatcaagagtcattccgcatctcttgacgatccatTCATTCCATtccagttccagaagtgccatCGCCTTCTCGGTTCATATCAAACACCCGGCCAAAGCCATCCTTCCCGTTTTGGGCGTATCaacttggtatcagagccactttggctggtttgttttctttcatctttcatcttctcatctctccacgttttttcttttcttatttcttggatccgggctgttcctttactcccttgtgatcgcctattataaaaaataaaaaaataaaaaatcgataaaaaaaaaaaaaaagttttggcgtgaatcacttctgaagagaaatccagggggagtggtggaagagaaaccctgctggttgaagagaaatccagccttaggacagttaaggcggatccatatcaaaaatctcttcatcttaccttctcttttctttttctcacaaaagtttgttttgggttttgattgctgaattttgattgcctatcatcctttgaaccagtgaaagaactctgagtgaccatctaaaaatcgtgagctaaacactttgagagtgtgaggatttttatttgctaactttgttaagtgtttcagaatgtttggacttctcaagaaatcaaaaccactataagatgatgtctactttccttttaaaactgTTGTTGAAAAGAAGCAATTGATTTTCGACAAGAGACAGTTTGCTTTTAATGAATTTGATTTTGTGCAGAAACaaaggaagagacaaaacaaGTCCAATGATGAGAAGTGGGTCAGAAGtggtgatcgtcccttcaccaaagccaagagaagcaaccGTGTAGTGCTTGATCAAAACGAGCTTCAAACTTATGCTAGTTTGgagaagatgttgcataaggcaATTCATGCTATCCGACAGCTCAAAAGGAAGGGAAACACCAACACTTCTTCGGCACCAAAACAGCAATGTAAGTCTTCTTATCtttcaaattctgatttgaaaactaatgagatttcttttgataaaagcaaagctgtgaaacccacaagcaaagctcattccaccaggtgcttcaaatgccataggATCGGTCATTATGCTAACAAGTGTCAAAAGCAAAAACcattggtgactttggagaatgAGAACCTTGAAACCGAGCCAGAAAAGGAAGAGCCTTTGCCAATTCAAATACCGGACCAAACTCAAGGTGAGCATTGTGctgattatggttcttttgcttataatcattttccttttaatgtttctgatttgaggacaaatctttttgaagaggaagggaatgatgtgccctgGTTCGTGGATCAGTCCATTGGAGCCAACCAGCATGGAGATCAGAACGTTCTGAACAATTTGACCGAGGTTCGTTCATCCGACCGTACCGATCAGACTGACCGAGCCGTCCCGTGTGCTTCCCGATTGGAGCTTCGGCTGGAACCACGACCTAACCGACCGAACCACAGCCCGTCTTCCCTGACCAACTCGACATTCTAAAACCCACGGTCGAGCCAGACTTAGCTTGGGTcgtgaagaaaccaaagacggacatgcattcttatctggcggaccatccggacagtcccgcaagcgtccttatctttaccccgtgcatccatctggttcggatgaacctggacagtagcCGAAGGGTTTCCTTGACCAGAACGTGAACCGAATGGTCATCTGTGACTAATctgcatggaagactgagtctttgactcattaataatattctagtcaatgtttctattttctatgcCTTGTTTTCCCACAATTCTCTTTAAttctctttgactacaagtagtataaatatgtagttcctttgatgaataaaatcagttcatttttggttgtttattttcggttcttcttttctctgagtgagggagagagttcttagctagttcatcggtttgaaccggcttgttgatttggtagtcagccaatcatctttgtgtcgtttggtggttagccaacacacctTCATCgtttcttaggtggttagccttagatcgtggtatatcaagagtcattccgcatctcttgacgatccatTCATTCCATtccagttccagaagtgccatCGCCTTCTTGGTTCATATCAAACACTCGGCCAAAGCCATCCTTCCCGTTTTGGGCGTATCACCATAAGCCGGCGAAGATGGTGATAAAATATCCACCGCTTTCCAGAGCCATAAGCCCAACCATCGGGAGTCTGAATCAGAATAGATCCGACGAACAAAATTTCAACGCTCTCTCTTTGAAAGATACgagagagataagagagagagtGGAGCTCATATAGATCTGGATGTTATTTTTGAAAGTGTGATGTTGTCTTTTTTTTCCCCTCTGAATTTGATTGATGAAACTGAGAACATACAAGAATGATATCCAGAAGCCGGCGGAAACACATTACAATCCCCGGAAACATAGCCAACAAACGGGATTCTCAAACCCAAACAACGGGCAACAAatacaacaactacaacaaaCACTAGAGGAGACTACACTCGTACAACCGAAACCGAAGACAATCCTTGTGAAGGATAAtagaaataagtcgtccaatCATTGAACAGCCGGCACTCTTGCCAAGAACCAACCAAGCACAAGAGAGAGTAAGCGATGAAGTGTCCAACATAACAACATCGGACCAAAAATACCTGAACCATCAGTTCACGGTACTAAGCCAGAACCAATACGCCTAACAAGAAACTCCAAATCTAGAAGAGACAAAACACCCGAAACTAAAGCTTCCTCCTCAAGCGAACCTTCATCGGAAAGCCTAAAATCTCAACTTCATTATACTGCTTCATCGAAGCCACCGAAGACAGAGAGAATCAGAAGCAAATCCGGAAATCACACTTATTAAAAGGCCGCGAGAAGGACTCCTTCATGCCTGAGAGATGGAGAGGTGCAAAGAACCTTGCAACTTCTAAAGAATGATAGACATGTTCTGCTCATCACACAACCACGCCACCATCACACCACCACTCATATCGTTGTTGAAACCATACAGAAAACAAACACTAAACACCAACAAGGACGCCTTAAATTCAAAACCTTTCAATATCACACCCGAAAGACACGAAAGATGGGAAAGACTAAAATGAGCCTGAGTCACAAACCGATGAACTACCGTAACTAGATCTGAAACCACGACTTGTGCTGCTACAAACGGACCCAGCCACAATCGCCTAGACTACACAGATGAGACACGAAATCGACATAAACGTCGACCAAAGCCATAGAAAAACAGCATAGCTCACCCTGATCGTAACTCATCCCGAAAATCAGCCCCAAAACTctccaaaaataaaatgaaaaaccaAACAGCTTTAAAAAAAGGTAATCTACAACAGATATGACCGGCGGTGGTGCTAACGAAGCCACCACGCGCCGGTCACCGGAGCACAAACCAGAAGAAACGGAGAAGAAGATGTATCGCTGAGGATTTTATAGATAATGAAACTAATGAATCATGATTTTTTCAGTAGGTCTAAAAGACTATAACCCAAAAGTAGAAAATGTTTTATGATAAATTACAGTAAGGAAATAAAGTGGATCCAGTCGATATTATTGTAGACCGGGCCGGACAGAACTCACTCGGTTCCACGTGCGATTGGCTTTTAACCGGGACCACTATTTTGAGTAAAACCGGTGGACACCTGGTAAGCATCGGATGCACTTCTTTGATAGTTTTTTAATCGAAACCGTTCACTTTTgcttaaacatttaaatatgagAACATCGTACCAACCTGTCTGCTGTTTGGGAATTCCTATTTGTGTTTATCGAAAGGGTTTGATCTTCTCTGATATCTGAATCCTAAGGATAATTAATTaacttttttgttgtttttcttgCTAATAATTATCTGTATTTTTGTATGATAATGTGAAATTTTGCGATTCcacattaaaagaaaataaaaaagcagACTTGTTAAATATGTCACGTGAAGAAATCCAATCCCAAAGGCCAAAACTGCTTGCTGtgcatgtttttttcttttgaatatagATCCATtttaggtttaggttttaattttgttataccACATTGTCTAAGCACATTTGTTTATTACGGATTTGAATTTTGATAGTAAACATCTACAACCTATCCAAGTTCCACTATCTGGAAgcctatatgtatatataaaaatcaatgTACATAAAATGTAAAATCTTAATGTTTGTTAACATAGTGTAAAACACATATtggcgttttttttttcttcttaaaaccaGAAATTTCCATCAAAGAATTTCAAGAAAATATCACTGGTCTTCAATATTCTATAAAGTACATCCAAAACGAAAATTTCAATTTGAGTAAAGGCATATTCTAAACAGTTACTTTCAAAAGTAAATAGTTTGCgaactacaaattaaatattacaaTTTAAGCTTTGTCACATATTAGAAAGTTGTACATTTGAAAACATGTGAGAAATTTGATAACTGTATATACTTTacatgttttgaaaatatttccaaatttatctactaaaatgaatattatatttaatcttCAAAATATCATTTGGTCATGACTCATATGACTAACTATTATACCATTACCATTTGCGTATAGATTAAATGACAGCTAAGTTTGCATAGTCTGTGCTCGTGAATCATTATTCTCTGGGTTAGGCCGAAATTTTCTGATGTTGAACCTATCTTTAAGAGCCAATTAGCCAATTTTCTATACACCGTTCAGTcatgatttaacatttttttttttttacatttttcaacTAAGAGACGACTtagacggttcttagcttttttttagttaaaatctaagaaaagttaagaaccgtttCTTAGCCGAAGCTAAGAGACCAAGGTTAATCATGTTCTAAGTGAGCTTGAAAGTGAACGAATGAATAATCCACAGAAAAGGtagaattaaaaatttatgaggTGACTCGCGCTAAGTGACCTTGAAAGTGAAAAAAACAGTGAATACATTGCTCATGACAAGGAAACCAATAGTAAGCAAAAAATGAGAAATCATGTCATATGGCTATGTTCATAAAAATTTGGGACTACAATAGCTATCAACGACTAATCAGTAATAATATTAGCGGTTACGAGTATCTGCAATTGATTGAGAAGCATACATTTACAAAGTTGCGATTACTAGTATATGGATTTGTTTTTACAATGAGACGCGTTAGTAATTAGTATATATCACAATGACTAACCATAAAGTAACCATgtacatacacacacacattcaTGTCAATCTATAAATCAGATTCATATCTAATCACGGAAATGAAATAAGCATCGACAAATGTTCCCTAAAACCTCAACCATCATCACATGGAAAAGAAATGATTAATCTATCATCTAAAGTCTAGCTGAGTTATACACACGAGCCC from Brassica napus cultivar Da-Ae unplaced genomic scaffold, Da-Ae ScsIHWf_299;HRSCAF=487, whole genome shotgun sequence harbors:
- the LOC125602822 gene encoding protein NRT1/ PTR FAMILY 2.8-like encodes the protein MGVMALTAAIPRLRPEACNDPTNCSNPPTKWQLAVLFSSLGLLAIGAGAIRPCNIAFGADQFDTGTKKGKAQLETFFNWWYFSFTVALVIALTGVVYIQTNVSWVIGFVIPTACLALSVTTFVIGQHTYICQKPKGSVFADMVKVIAAASKKRKLKSGEGVSFYLGPSTDGSSTTLIQNRQRLGFFDKAAVITDPNELNDEGKTKNNWRLCSLQQVKNLKCVTAVLPVWVTGIACFMLTDQQNIYGILQAIQMDKTFGHNFNVPAGWMNLVSMITLAIWISLYECVILPIARQITGRKQRLTMKQRIQIGIVMGIACMIVAGFLEKDRRASALKNGSFVSPVSIVMLLPQFVLAGLTEAFSAVALMEFLTVKMPEHMRAVAGAIFFLSSSVASYICTLLINVIDKVTREEGHSWLGDKDLNKNRLENYFFIIGGIQVVNLIYFRFFASRFVTEKDKDNRDF